One segment of Pontibacter akesuensis DNA contains the following:
- the ccoS gene encoding cbb3-type cytochrome oxidase assembly protein CcoS — protein MYIIFFMIAVSVSVAALFLGAFLWAVRSGQYDDDYTPAVRMLFDNETVADNKGKGQTDAQPRA, from the coding sequence ATGTACATCATATTCTTCATGATAGCGGTCAGCGTGTCGGTAGCGGCGCTGTTTCTCGGGGCATTTCTGTGGGCAGTGCGTTCCGGCCAGTACGACGATGACTATACGCCAGCTGTGCGCATGCTCTTTGACAACGAAACTGTGGCCGACAACAAAGGCAAGGGACAAACTGACGCGCAACCGCGGGCTTAG
- the ccoN gene encoding cytochrome-c oxidase, cbb3-type subunit I — MSTNVAEVLETAPDKLKPKGRNTGATDTFFYDNKIVRDFGIATVFWGIAGMLIGVIIAFQLANPDVNMGNQYTTFGRVRPLHTNAVIFAFVGNAIFMGVYYSLQRLCKTRMYSDLLSKINFWGWQLIIVSAVITLPLGITTSKEYAELEWPIDIAITLIWVVFGWNMFGTLARRREKHMYVAIWFYIATFLTVAVLHIVNSYEMPVNLFKSYSGYAGVQDALVQWWYGHNAVAFFLTTPFLGLMYYFLPKAANRPVYSYRLSIIHFWSLIFIYIWAGPHHLLYTSLPDWAQSLGVVFSVMLLAPSWGGMINGLLTLRGAWDKVREEPVLKFMVVAITAYGMATFEGPMLSLKNVNAIAHFTDWIVAHVHVGALGWNGFLTFAMLYWLFPRIYKTQLHSKKLANAHFWLGTLGILFYAIPMYWAGFTQGLMWKQFTPEGTLQYSNFLETVLQIVPMYYMRGIGGILYLSGVFLMVYNLYKTTKSGSLVANERTEAPVVVKTESANAGHWHSWIEKRPTQMAIWATVVILIGGLVEFIPAFVIKSNVPTIASVKPYTSLELQGRDLYIKEGCVNCHTQMVRPFRSETERYGEYSKAGEFVYDHNFLWGSKRTGPDLHRIGGKYPHSWHYNHMLDPTSMSPGSIMPSYPWLFEQDVDLSTTQDKLEVLKGLGVPYEDAYIANANEELMEQAKGISADLAKEGIEVAPEKEIVALIAYLQRLGTDIKVKEVIEE, encoded by the coding sequence ATGTCAACTAATGTAGCTGAAGTCTTAGAAACCGCACCCGATAAGCTGAAGCCGAAAGGCAGAAACACGGGAGCCACCGACACGTTCTTCTATGACAATAAGATCGTTCGGGATTTTGGTATAGCCACTGTGTTCTGGGGCATTGCCGGTATGCTGATCGGGGTGATCATCGCCTTTCAGCTGGCAAACCCGGACGTAAACATGGGCAACCAGTACACTACGTTTGGCCGCGTTAGGCCACTGCACACTAATGCCGTTATCTTCGCCTTTGTGGGCAACGCCATCTTCATGGGCGTGTACTACTCGCTGCAGCGCCTTTGCAAAACCCGCATGTACAGTGACCTGCTTAGCAAGATTAACTTCTGGGGCTGGCAGCTGATCATCGTATCGGCCGTAATTACGCTTCCGCTGGGAATAACCACCTCCAAAGAGTATGCAGAGCTGGAGTGGCCGATCGATATTGCCATCACGCTGATTTGGGTGGTGTTTGGCTGGAACATGTTCGGGACACTTGCCAGGCGCCGTGAAAAGCACATGTACGTAGCCATTTGGTTCTACATTGCCACCTTCCTGACAGTTGCTGTGCTGCACATTGTAAACTCTTACGAGATGCCGGTTAACCTCTTCAAAAGCTACTCTGGCTACGCCGGGGTGCAGGATGCGCTGGTGCAGTGGTGGTACGGCCACAACGCGGTTGCGTTTTTCCTGACAACGCCGTTCCTGGGCCTGATGTACTACTTCCTGCCGAAGGCTGCGAATCGCCCGGTATACTCGTACCGCCTGTCCATCATTCACTTCTGGTCGCTGATCTTTATCTACATCTGGGCTGGTCCGCACCACTTGCTTTATACTTCATTGCCTGACTGGGCACAGTCGCTGGGTGTGGTGTTCTCTGTAATGCTGCTGGCTCCGAGCTGGGGTGGTATGATTAACGGTCTGCTCACACTGCGCGGCGCCTGGGACAAGGTGCGCGAAGAACCGGTGCTGAAGTTTATGGTGGTAGCTATCACGGCTTACGGTATGGCTACGTTTGAAGGGCCGATGCTGTCGCTGAAAAACGTGAATGCCATCGCCCACTTTACCGACTGGATTGTAGCGCACGTGCACGTGGGTGCCTTGGGCTGGAACGGCTTCCTGACATTCGCCATGCTGTACTGGTTGTTCCCACGCATTTACAAAACGCAACTGCACTCTAAGAAGCTGGCTAATGCGCACTTCTGGTTGGGCACATTAGGAATCCTGTTCTATGCCATCCCAATGTACTGGGCGGGTTTCACCCAGGGCCTGATGTGGAAGCAGTTCACTCCGGAAGGAACGCTGCAGTACTCTAACTTCCTGGAGACTGTGCTGCAGATTGTGCCGATGTACTACATGCGCGGCATAGGTGGCATCCTTTACCTGAGCGGTGTATTCCTGATGGTGTACAACCTGTACAAAACTACTAAATCAGGAAGCCTGGTAGCAAACGAAAGAACTGAAGCTCCTGTGGTTGTGAAGACTGAAAGTGCCAACGCTGGCCACTGGCACTCCTGGATTGAGAAGCGCCCTACGCAGATGGCTATCTGGGCGACAGTTGTTATACTTATAGGTGGTCTGGTAGAGTTCATTCCTGCCTTTGTGATCAAGTCGAACGTGCCGACCATTGCCAGTGTGAAGCCTTATACTTCGCTGGAGTTGCAGGGCCGCGACCTGTACATCAAGGAAGGTTGCGTGAACTGCCATACCCAAATGGTGCGCCCGTTCAGATCAGAGACAGAACGCTACGGCGAGTACTCCAAAGCAGGTGAGTTTGTGTACGACCATAACTTCCTGTGGGGCTCCAAGCGTACGGGTCCGGATTTGCACCGCATCGGCGGCAAGTACCCGCACTCCTGGCACTACAACCACATGCTCGACCCAACCTCCATGTCACCAGGCTCTATCATGCCGTCTTACCCGTGGCTGTTTGAGCAGGATGTGGACCTAAGCACTACACAGGATAAGCTGGAAGTACTGAAAGGCCTGGGAGTTCCGTACGAGGACGCCTACATCGCCAACGCCAACGAGGAGCTGATGGAGCAGGCAAAGGGTATTTCCGCAGATCTGGCCAAAGAAGGCATCGAGGTAGCGCCTGAAAAGGAAATCGTAGCTCTGATTGCTTACCTGCAGCGCCTGGGCACGGACATCAAAGTGAAAGAGGTAATTGAAGAATAA
- a CDS encoding c-type cytochrome — MSLIKNIFRKSSLALVAGLLLLGAPAAKAQDAVAGKAIFEGNCAACHSMDADVVGPALKDAHKRRGDEWLVKFIKNSQEMVQAGDKDAVALYEKFNKVPMPAFASSLSDEDITNVIAYIKAESDKPVAAVAETPATPTADPGVAVAPHEVAFSDLPLAVHITIALSGIIILLIIAVLVMLFRLFVPMLGDSIYDEDFRSSFAGRVLFLMRGDTTLMTGKAKDEIHSHHDFDGIQEYDNDLPPWWKTMFYVSIVFAISYMLHYHVFNTGALQAEEYEMEMEQAAILAAMTPDDPNAVTNYEVLTDAVALEAGQAIYNANCAACHGQEGQGTVGPNLTDEYWLHGGDVNDIFKTVKYGVPSKGMVPWQGKLTKDQMLEVSSYILSLQGTNPANAKEPQGEKM; from the coding sequence ATGAGCCTGATAAAGAACATTTTCCGAAAAAGCAGCCTGGCCCTGGTGGCTGGCCTGCTGCTGTTGGGCGCTCCGGCAGCCAAGGCCCAGGATGCCGTAGCCGGGAAGGCTATTTTTGAGGGCAATTGCGCCGCCTGCCACAGCATGGATGCTGACGTAGTAGGTCCGGCACTAAAAGATGCTCACAAGCGTCGCGGAGACGAGTGGCTGGTGAAGTTCATCAAGAACTCACAGGAGATGGTGCAGGCAGGCGATAAAGACGCGGTGGCCCTGTACGAGAAGTTTAACAAAGTACCGATGCCAGCCTTCGCCAGCTCCCTGTCTGACGAGGATATTACTAATGTGATCGCCTATATAAAGGCAGAAAGCGACAAACCTGTGGCGGCGGTAGCCGAGACACCTGCCACACCAACCGCTGATCCCGGTGTGGCGGTTGCTCCGCATGAAGTAGCATTCTCTGACCTGCCTTTGGCCGTGCACATAACCATTGCGCTGTCTGGTATTATTATCCTGCTGATTATCGCGGTGCTGGTGATGCTGTTCCGCCTGTTCGTGCCGATGCTGGGCGACTCTATTTACGATGAGGATTTCCGCAGCTCGTTTGCAGGCCGTGTGCTGTTCCTGATGCGCGGCGACACTACCCTAATGACTGGCAAAGCCAAAGACGAGATCCACTCGCACCACGATTTTGACGGCATCCAGGAATACGATAACGACCTGCCGCCTTGGTGGAAAACCATGTTCTACGTGAGCATTGTGTTTGCCATCAGTTACATGCTGCATTACCATGTGTTCAATACTGGTGCGCTGCAGGCAGAGGAGTATGAAATGGAAATGGAGCAGGCCGCTATACTTGCCGCCATGACGCCTGATGACCCGAACGCTGTGACAAACTACGAGGTGCTGACAGACGCCGTTGCCTTAGAAGCCGGACAGGCGATCTACAACGCCAACTGCGCTGCCTGCCACGGGCAGGAGGGGCAGGGTACTGTAGGACCAAACCTGACAGATGAGTACTGGCTGCACGGCGGCGATGTGAACGACATCTTCAAAACCGTGAAGTATGGCGTGCCTTCTAAAGGCATGGTGCCTTGGCAGGGCAAACTGACCAAAGACCAGATGCTTGAGGTATCCAGCTACATCCTGAGCCTGCAGGGCACCAACCCAGCCAACGCGAAGGAGCCGCAGGGCGAAAAGATGTAA
- a CDS encoding sulfite exporter TauE/SafE family protein: MIWAGFIFGLVGSFHCVGMCGPIAMALPFVGSTGWRYYAGRLLYNSGRIVTYALLGALAGAFGETLQLAGLQQTVSILSGLLILLLLVLPATLKGKSASILGTDKLMAWVRKKLGYYFQKNSLSSLFTVGLLNGLLPCGFVYIALAGAISAPGVQGSMLYMALFGLGTFPLMFLVSLSGKLISLKMRSFFNRAVPYVGTTLAVLFIVRGLGLGIPYLSPEVVETPTHKTEMSCCSKPVVAKAELP; the protein is encoded by the coding sequence ATGATCTGGGCTGGATTTATATTTGGGTTAGTTGGTAGTTTCCATTGTGTAGGGATGTGCGGCCCTATAGCAATGGCGCTACCCTTTGTCGGGAGTACCGGCTGGCGTTACTACGCTGGCCGGCTCCTGTACAACAGCGGCAGAATTGTGACCTATGCCTTGCTGGGGGCACTGGCCGGTGCCTTTGGTGAAACCCTGCAGCTGGCGGGTTTGCAACAAACTGTATCCATTCTTTCTGGGCTGCTTATACTTTTATTGCTGGTACTGCCTGCTACACTTAAAGGTAAATCAGCAAGTATTCTTGGTACCGATAAGTTGATGGCGTGGGTGCGGAAAAAGCTGGGCTACTACTTCCAGAAAAACTCCCTTTCCTCGCTATTTACGGTTGGTCTGCTAAACGGCTTGCTGCCCTGCGGCTTTGTGTATATCGCCCTGGCGGGTGCTATCAGTGCACCCGGAGTACAGGGTTCTATGCTGTACATGGCGCTGTTTGGCCTGGGCACTTTTCCGCTCATGTTCCTGGTGTCCTTGTCCGGCAAGCTAATCAGCCTGAAAATGCGCAGCTTCTTTAACCGTGCTGTGCCATATGTCGGAACGACGCTGGCGGTGCTTTTCATCGTTCGCGGGCTGGGGTTGGGCATCCCATACTTGAGCCCAGAAGTAGTGGAAACTCCTACGCATAAAACAGAAATGAGCTGCTGCAGCAAGCCTGTTGTGGCAAAGGCCGAGCTACCGTAA
- a CDS encoding RrF2 family transcriptional regulator, which yields MLSKTCKYGIRAAAYVALKASDGVKLSVKEIAKEVDAPEAFTGKILQLLNKQHIITSQKGPHGGFYVERFQLDQPIIHIVNAIDGMAIFQECGLGLRQCSEVHPCPMHATFKVAREALLDVFQSTTLGQLAGGVKDGSSYINNALGADW from the coding sequence ATGTTATCTAAAACGTGTAAATATGGCATTCGGGCGGCAGCTTACGTTGCGCTCAAAGCCAGTGATGGGGTAAAGCTGAGCGTAAAGGAAATCGCGAAGGAGGTGGATGCACCCGAGGCTTTCACAGGCAAAATCCTGCAGCTACTGAACAAGCAACACATCATCACCTCCCAAAAGGGGCCACATGGTGGTTTTTATGTGGAGCGATTTCAGCTGGACCAACCCATCATTCATATCGTGAATGCTATCGATGGCATGGCCATTTTCCAGGAGTGTGGTCTTGGGCTCAGGCAGTGCTCCGAAGTACATCCCTGCCCCATGCACGCTACCTTTAAAGTAGCGCGGGAAGCACTGCTGGATGTTTTTCAGAGCACAACCCTTGGGCAGCTGGCAGGTGGGGTGAAAGACGGTTCCTCTTACATTAATAATGCTTTAGGAGCTGATTGGTAG
- a CDS encoding FixH family protein produces MKTADKNNSFTLWPYAIVVCMVLFMGYIAMFVYRAMNQDVDLVSTNYYEQEIKYQDHINKVGRTKAAGDVAINYNAENNSILVQLPQSLKGQAILGTVNLFRPSDDKLDQELPLQLGRDMSQLVETAELEKGLWKVRVNFTAQDEAYFAEQTITIQ; encoded by the coding sequence ATGAAAACTGCAGATAAAAATAACAGCTTCACCCTCTGGCCATACGCGATCGTTGTATGCATGGTGCTGTTCATGGGCTACATTGCCATGTTCGTGTACCGTGCCATGAACCAGGATGTGGACCTGGTAAGCACGAACTATTACGAGCAGGAAATTAAGTACCAGGACCACATTAATAAAGTTGGCCGCACAAAGGCTGCCGGAGATGTGGCCATCAACTACAACGCGGAAAACAACAGCATCCTGGTGCAGCTTCCGCAGAGCCTGAAGGGGCAAGCCATACTTGGTACGGTTAACCTGTTCCGCCCTTCCGATGATAAGCTGGATCAGGAACTGCCCCTGCAGCTTGGCCGTGACATGAGCCAGTTGGTGGAGACAGCAGAACTGGAGAAAGGCCTGTGGAAGGTGCGCGTCAACTTTACGGCTCAGGATGAAGCCTACTTCGCTGAGCAAACCATAACAATACAGTAG
- a CDS encoding formylglycine-generating enzyme family protein: protein MARQLLIFLLLWSSSLLETAQQSGTAAMARIKSGTFVPLYGSEKEPVAVQGFQLDKYPVTNAEFLAFVKQNPQWQKSKVKRLFADQNYLRHWASDASIGAEAAKISNSPVINVSWFAAKAYCECQGKRLPTVNEWEYAALASETKPDATNDERFYQRSLEWYSQPNPQYLPPVQKSFRNYYGVFGMIGLVWEWTADFNSAMLVVDARGTGKNGEQQFCGGGSSNATDLKNYVAFMRYAFRSSLKANYTVGNLGFRCAQSTKAQVARR from the coding sequence ATGGCCCGACAGCTTTTGATTTTCCTATTGCTCTGGAGCAGCAGCCTGCTGGAAACGGCACAGCAAAGCGGTACTGCAGCGATGGCCAGAATAAAGAGCGGCACGTTTGTGCCGCTCTATGGTTCTGAAAAAGAACCTGTAGCGGTACAAGGCTTTCAGCTAGATAAATACCCTGTTACCAACGCAGAATTCCTCGCTTTCGTGAAGCAGAACCCGCAGTGGCAGAAGTCAAAGGTGAAGCGTTTGTTTGCCGATCAGAATTACCTCCGCCATTGGGCATCGGATGCAAGTATAGGCGCAGAGGCTGCCAAGATCAGCAACAGTCCGGTGATCAACGTGTCGTGGTTTGCGGCCAAGGCTTATTGCGAGTGCCAGGGAAAACGGCTGCCAACGGTGAACGAATGGGAGTATGCCGCACTGGCCTCCGAAACAAAACCCGATGCCACCAACGACGAGCGCTTTTACCAGCGCAGCCTAGAGTGGTATAGCCAGCCAAACCCGCAGTACCTGCCGCCTGTGCAAAAGAGTTTCCGCAACTACTATGGTGTCTTTGGCATGATTGGCCTGGTCTGGGAATGGACAGCAGATTTTAACTCAGCCATGCTGGTAGTCGATGCCCGCGGTACAGGCAAAAACGGGGAGCAGCAGTTTTGCGGCGGCGGTTCCAGCAATGCCACTGACCTGAAGAACTATGTTGCCTTCATGCGGTACGCCTTCCGCTCCAGCCTTAAGGCCAACTACACCGTGGGAAACCTCGGTTTCCGTTGCGCCCAAAGCACTAAAGCACAGGTAGCCCGCCGCTAG
- a CDS encoding universal stress protein, with protein MCKTKNVKRVLVPVKFDKAGKKLLRYAGHLANALGAELLLLQNSHTNELTFTQQSSFLQQLRTFSMRILGEEQMSGAKQVPFQCVVRPGQLRECINVIIREYAIDMVLMETCVLHQEEGHNDPDNAAAIMELVKCPVMVVPCTATYKKLENLVFATDFTDQEAHVQEQIVAFAEQAAARLTLVQVYTKAERQQLSSYKAAMLAIEKKLSGKNVTLKMLEEEDTLEGISDFAERSAASMLVLATQDNFMLKRLFSSNYIKTMAYHTRNPILTFRQQKKKPCSGCCANCASKKTALQAEAPAYQQVFV; from the coding sequence ATGTGCAAGACAAAAAATGTGAAGCGCGTATTAGTGCCTGTAAAGTTCGACAAAGCAGGCAAAAAGTTGCTGCGCTATGCCGGGCACTTAGCCAATGCCCTTGGGGCAGAGCTGCTGCTGTTGCAAAATTCCCATACCAACGAGCTAACCTTTACCCAGCAAAGCAGCTTCCTGCAGCAACTGCGCACGTTCAGTATGCGCATTCTAGGAGAGGAGCAAATGTCGGGAGCCAAACAAGTGCCTTTTCAGTGCGTGGTGCGGCCGGGCCAACTGCGTGAGTGTATAAATGTTATCATCAGGGAGTATGCCATAGATATGGTGCTGATGGAGACGTGTGTGCTGCACCAGGAAGAAGGGCACAATGACCCGGATAACGCAGCCGCCATTATGGAATTGGTCAAATGCCCGGTGATGGTGGTGCCGTGCACGGCTACCTATAAAAAGCTGGAGAACTTGGTGTTTGCCACCGACTTCACCGACCAAGAGGCCCACGTGCAGGAGCAGATCGTGGCTTTTGCCGAGCAGGCCGCTGCCCGGCTGACACTGGTGCAGGTATACACCAAAGCAGAGCGCCAGCAGCTAAGCAGCTACAAAGCCGCCATGCTGGCGATAGAGAAAAAGCTTAGCGGCAAAAATGTGACGCTGAAAATGCTGGAGGAGGAAGATACCCTGGAGGGCATCAGTGACTTTGCCGAGAGGTCTGCCGCCAGCATGCTCGTACTGGCCACGCAGGATAATTTCATGCTTAAACGTCTGTTCAGCAGCAACTACATTAAAACAATGGCCTACCACACCCGCAACCCAATCTTAACGTTCAGGCAGCAAAAGAAAAAGCCCTGCTCAGGCTGCTGCGCCAATTGTGCCAGCAAAAAAACAGCACTACAAGCAGAAGCACCTGCATACCAGCAGGTTTTTGTGTAG
- the ccoG gene encoding cytochrome c oxidase accessory protein CcoG, translated as MALKTKPTDEFRDHISTVDDQGKRIWVYPRKPKGKLYDYRKYVSYLLLALLFAGPFIKINGLPLLMLNVVERKFVIFGVLFWPQDFFLLVLAFLALVVFIILFTVVYGRVFCGWICPQTIFLEMIFRRIEYAIEGDYTKQKALDKMPWNTEKILKKGSKTVVFLLISFLIANIFLAYIIGVDELQKIATDGPLNHLVGFGTLIAFTGVFYWVFAYFREQVCTIVCPYGRLQGVMQDKKTVVVAYDYNRGEPRGKLRKNQERTEGDCIDCNQCVQVCPTGIDIRNGAQQLECINCTACIDACNDIMRMIDKPEGLIRYESEEALETGRKWTFFTTRVMSLTGVLAILLVALTTLLMTRDEAEATILRTPGQQYQKTEEGHIRNLYNISVINKTNHNLPLSLKLLDKEGTIKVIGSELVLPAQGIVEGIFFMEIAQEQLTGLNSEIEVGVFHGDELITTTDTKFMGPAK; from the coding sequence ATGGCACTTAAAACGAAACCAACCGATGAATTTCGGGACCACATCTCGACAGTAGATGACCAGGGGAAGCGCATTTGGGTGTACCCTAGAAAGCCGAAGGGCAAACTGTACGATTACCGCAAGTATGTCAGCTACCTTCTGCTGGCACTCCTTTTCGCCGGGCCGTTCATCAAGATCAACGGCCTGCCGCTGCTCATGCTGAACGTGGTGGAGCGGAAGTTTGTGATATTTGGGGTGCTGTTCTGGCCGCAGGATTTCTTTTTGCTGGTGCTGGCATTCCTGGCCCTCGTGGTATTTATCATACTTTTCACGGTGGTGTACGGGCGTGTTTTCTGTGGCTGGATTTGTCCGCAGACGATCTTCCTGGAGATGATTTTCCGCCGTATTGAGTATGCCATTGAAGGCGATTACACGAAGCAGAAGGCACTGGATAAAATGCCCTGGAATACGGAGAAGATCCTGAAAAAAGGCAGTAAGACAGTTGTTTTCCTGCTGATCTCTTTCCTGATCGCCAACATATTCCTTGCCTACATTATTGGTGTTGACGAGCTGCAGAAAATAGCAACCGATGGTCCGCTGAACCACCTGGTTGGCTTCGGAACGCTAATAGCTTTTACAGGCGTGTTCTACTGGGTGTTTGCCTACTTTCGGGAGCAGGTGTGCACCATTGTCTGTCCTTACGGCCGTTTGCAGGGCGTGATGCAAGACAAGAAAACAGTGGTGGTGGCTTACGATTATAACCGTGGCGAGCCGAGAGGCAAACTACGAAAGAACCAGGAGCGCACCGAGGGCGACTGCATCGACTGCAACCAATGCGTGCAGGTTTGCCCGACTGGTATAGATATCCGCAATGGCGCGCAGCAGCTCGAGTGCATTAACTGCACAGCCTGCATCGACGCCTGCAACGACATCATGCGCATGATCGATAAGCCTGAAGGTTTGATTCGGTACGAGTCGGAGGAAGCGCTGGAGACCGGCAGGAAGTGGACCTTTTTCACCACGCGTGTCATGAGCCTGACGGGCGTGCTGGCTATACTTTTGGTAGCGCTGACAACTTTGCTCATGACGCGTGACGAAGCAGAGGCAACCATTCTGCGCACACCTGGGCAGCAGTACCAGAAGACAGAGGAAGGGCATATCAGAAACTTGTACAACATTTCTGTCATCAACAAAACCAACCACAACCTGCCGCTTTCGCTGAAGTTGCTCGACAAAGAGGGAACCATCAAGGTAATCGGAAGTGAGTTGGTACTGCCAGCACAGGGAATTGTGGAGGGGATTTTCTTCATGGAAATTGCCCAGGAACAATTAACCGGCCTGAACTCTGAAATTGAAGTAGGCGTGTTCCACGGCGATGAACTAATCACCACCACGGATACCAAGTTTATGGGGCCAGCCAAATAA
- a CDS encoding SCO family protein, producing MKRFTYPLLLAFGFGLAACQPNDQHMATPATSKTQAQQRGALTDMSLYHLDAEWTDQQGQLVKLEKLRGKVQLVSMIYTSCSYACPRTMEDLKVLESRLSKYSDTELGIVLVTIDPANDTPEKLKLFAKGHNLNPAKWNLLTSEPENIQELAALLHVKYKNDFKGNISHSNTISVLNAAGELVYQQQGLGTSPDETVKAIEALSHTL from the coding sequence ATGAAACGCTTCACCTATCCTCTACTTCTCGCCTTTGGTTTCGGATTGGCTGCCTGTCAGCCGAACGACCAGCATATGGCTACACCAGCCACATCCAAAACGCAGGCGCAGCAAAGAGGGGCCCTGACGGACATGTCGCTGTACCACCTGGATGCGGAGTGGACAGACCAGCAGGGGCAGCTTGTGAAGCTGGAGAAGCTGCGGGGAAAAGTGCAGTTGGTTTCGATGATCTACACCAGTTGTAGCTATGCCTGCCCCAGAACCATGGAGGACCTGAAAGTACTCGAAAGCCGTCTGAGCAAGTATAGCGACACTGAATTGGGCATCGTGCTCGTCACCATCGACCCTGCCAACGACACGCCAGAAAAGCTGAAGCTGTTTGCGAAGGGCCACAACCTCAACCCAGCCAAATGGAACCTGCTCACCAGCGAACCAGAGAACATACAGGAACTGGCAGCATTACTGCATGTGAAGTATAAGAACGACTTCAAGGGAAACATTTCCCACTCCAACACAATTTCGGTGCTCAATGCGGCGGGAGAGTTAGTTTACCAGCAGCAGGGCCTTGGTACTTCACCAGACGAAACAGTGAAAGCCATCGAGGCCCTCTCCCATACGTTATAA
- the nirK gene encoding copper-containing nitrite reductase — MKRSSITRKLQLLAIAIYCAGILGACSTQTTEAEKALTAGTSSSKELPVIEAELTAPPLVPAPITRKHPAKVVVRLEVTEVVQKLADGVDYTFWTFGGSVPGKFIRIRQNDEVEFHLMNHPDSKNPHNIDLHAVTGPGGGAASTFTAPGHETVFSFKALNPGLYVYHCATAPVGMHIANGMYGLILVEPEEGLPKVDKEYYVMQGDFYTKGGFGDAGLQPFDMGKALDENPTYVVFNGSVGALNGDNALTAKTGETVRLFVGNGGPNLVSSFHVIGEIFDKVYSEGGSKTNLNVQTTLVPAGGSAITEFKADVPGTYILVDHSIFRAFNKGALGMLKVEGPEYKDIYSGQIMDKVYLPEGATIQEMPLAKAPTAPVAANKDQRLALGKAVFVQNCQACHQAEGQGIKGAFPPLAKSDYLNADVDRSIGVIAHGLEGQIKVNGELYNSTMPKLKLTDEEIANVMTFILNNWGNKGGEVTTQQVAKAKASNKH, encoded by the coding sequence ATGAAAAGGTCATCTATCACCAGAAAATTGCAGCTGCTGGCAATCGCCATCTACTGCGCCGGTATTCTCGGCGCATGCAGCACACAAACCACAGAGGCAGAAAAAGCCTTGACAGCAGGCACCAGCAGCTCAAAAGAACTTCCTGTCATTGAGGCAGAGCTGACAGCCCCTCCGCTAGTTCCCGCCCCCATCACCCGCAAGCACCCTGCAAAGGTGGTGGTGCGCCTTGAGGTAACAGAGGTGGTTCAAAAGCTGGCTGATGGTGTGGATTATACTTTCTGGACGTTTGGTGGATCCGTTCCGGGCAAGTTCATTCGCATTAGGCAAAACGATGAGGTGGAGTTTCACCTCATGAACCACCCCGACAGCAAGAACCCGCACAACATCGACCTGCACGCCGTGACAGGCCCAGGTGGTGGCGCGGCTTCTACGTTCACGGCGCCAGGACACGAAACCGTGTTCTCCTTCAAAGCCCTGAACCCGGGCCTGTATGTTTACCACTGTGCCACCGCACCGGTGGGTATGCACATCGCCAACGGTATGTACGGGCTTATACTTGTAGAGCCGGAAGAAGGGCTGCCGAAGGTAGACAAAGAGTACTACGTGATGCAGGGCGACTTCTACACCAAAGGAGGTTTTGGGGATGCCGGTCTGCAACCGTTTGACATGGGCAAAGCCCTGGACGAAAATCCGACTTACGTGGTGTTCAATGGCTCCGTGGGTGCGCTTAATGGCGACAATGCCCTTACCGCTAAAACTGGCGAAACAGTGCGCCTCTTTGTAGGCAACGGTGGCCCGAACCTGGTGTCTTCCTTCCATGTGATCGGCGAGATCTTCGACAAAGTGTATTCTGAGGGCGGTTCTAAAACAAACTTGAACGTGCAGACAACCCTGGTCCCAGCCGGTGGCTCCGCCATCACCGAGTTCAAGGCTGATGTGCCGGGCACTTATATCCTGGTAGACCACTCCATCTTCAGGGCCTTCAACAAAGGCGCGCTAGGCATGCTGAAAGTAGAAGGACCGGAATACAAAGACATCTACTCTGGCCAGATCATGGATAAAGTATACTTACCTGAGGGCGCAACCATACAGGAAATGCCGCTGGCAAAAGCACCTACCGCACCTGTGGCAGCCAACAAAGACCAGCGACTGGCACTTGGCAAGGCTGTGTTTGTACAGAACTGCCAGGCTTGCCACCAGGCTGAAGGTCAGGGTATCAAAGGCGCCTTCCCTCCCCTTGCCAAATCTGATTACCTGAATGCTGATGTGGACAGATCCATCGGGGTGATTGCACATGGTTTAGAGGGGCAGATTAAGGTGAACGGCGAGCTTTACAATAGCACCATGCCGAAGCTGAAGCTGACAGACGAGGAGATTGCCAACGTGATGACCTTTATACTGAACAACTGGGGCAACAAAGGCGGTGAGGTAACAACACAGCAGGTAGCCAAAGCAAAGGCCAGTAACAAGCATTAA